In Erigeron canadensis isolate Cc75 chromosome 1, C_canadensis_v1, whole genome shotgun sequence, a single window of DNA contains:
- the LOC122578966 gene encoding uncharacterized protein LOC122578966 produces the protein MFFKEFRSEAEVTKLRSEFLTDCQGNMSLNEFRAQFLDKAQFCPEFLENDQLLKEQFYLKLNKNLREKISLRQMEPFFMLADVARDHEIELSRVDDSDLKRKQEDTNSPNKRFRQESSSGNNSHRRNIPFCRQCKKNHSGVCRAVEKGCYTCGKPGHTSRECKSKPQEPIICFKCFEEGHMRSLCPKLTEEERLEERKRQAERKNAQALGNQRGRSFQLTVEQARNTDDVVIGTFFVYNVPMRILFDSGANRSFVATRVIHVILVSKSCLENTLQVEVGNGRM, from the coding sequence ATGTTTTTCAAGGAGTTCCGGTCGGAGGCCGAGGTAACTAAGTTGAGGAGCGAATTCCTCACTGATTGTCAAGGCAACATGAGCTTAAATGAATTCCGAGCTCAATTCTTGGACAAAGCACAATTTTGTCCGGAATTTCTTGAGAATGATCAATTGCTCAAAGAGCAATTTTACTTGAAGTTAAATAAGAATCTCCGTGAGAAGATTAGCTTACGTCAAATGGAGCCTTTCTTCATGTTGGCGGATGTGGCTCGGGATCATGAAATTGAGTTGTCGAGGGTAGATGATAGTGATTTAAAAAGGAAGCAAGAGGACACCAACTCCCCGAATAAACGGTTCAGACAAGAGAGTAGTTCCGGTAACAACTCCCATAGAAGAAACATCCCCTTTTGCCGTcaatgcaagaagaatcatTCGGGGGTATGTAGGGCGGTGGAGAAGGGTTGTTATACTTGTGGGAAGCCGGGGCACACTAGCCGGGAGTGTAAGTCCAAGCCTCAAGAACCTATCATATGTTTTAAATGTTTCGAGGAGGGCCACATGAGAAGTTTATGCCCAAAGTTGACGGAGGAGGAGAGGCTTGAAGAAAGAAAGAGGCAGGCGGAGAGGAAGAACGCCCAAGCACTTGGAAATCAACGAGGAAGGTCCTTTCAACTCACTGTGGAGCAGGCAAGGAACACCGATGATGTTGTTATAGGTACATTTTTTGTGTATAATGTGCCTATGCGAATTCTCTTTGATTCGGGGGcgaatagatcatttgttgcaACTAGGGTAATTCATGTTATTCTCGTGTCTAAGTCATGTCTAGAAAATACTTTGCAAGTGGAGGTTGGTAATGGTAGGATGTAA